The Thermodesulfobacteriota bacterium genome segment GTCCCAGGAGCGGGCGGCGAAAAGGAAGGACGGGGAAAGGGCGCCGTCGGCGCCGAAGAGCCCCGGGAAATAGACCTCGTCGAGCAGGCCGCTCGACAGGAGCCGGTCCACGAGGGTCCACTGGAGCCGCGTGAAATCGTAGAAGCCGTACAGGATCACCCGGAACGGGTAGCCGGGCTGCTCGAATCCCGCCACCGCCTCCTGGAAGATCTTCCGCCGCGTCTCCCCTCCCATCGCGCGGACTTTTCGCGCCACCGCCGCGGAGAGGCGCCGCCACTCCGCCCAGCGTTCGGCCGCGCGCGTGTCGCCCCGCTCACGGGCGGCCCGCGAGGCCGACGCGAGCTCCGCGTCGCCGATCCATCCTTCTTCCAGGTCGCCGAGCGTGCCCGCCAGGGCGGCGGGAAATCCGGGCGTCCCCGCGATCCGCGCGAAATCGCCCTCCCCGGACGCGTACGCTTCCAGCGCGCCCGCCGTCACGGCCGCGGACATCCGGGCGGGCGGCAGCTCCCGAGGAAACATCCCCCGGTGCGCGAGCAGCCGCAGGGCGAAGTCGTACAGCGTCATGGCGGAGGCGCCGGCGGCGGCCCCCTCCCGGACGGAGGCGAGCCGCTTCATGAGGTGCTCCCGCAGGTCGTTGGAGGGGACCAGGAGCACCCTCTCCCATCCGGGCCCTCCCCACGCGGGATCCGCAAGGCGGGAAAGCAGCACCCGTTCCAGCGCGGAATAAGGCCCGGCGAACAGGCGGGACAGCGGCGGGCGCGCGGAATCCATCGTGCGACCATTGTAAACAACCGCCCCCCGATGGAGAATAGGACTTTGGGGAGGGACGCAGACACCGATGCACTCGAAGGCGCGCATACGGGAGCAGTTCGGCCGCGTGGCCTCTAAATACCGCTGCAGCGCCGACCACACCGACGTGGAGGACCTGGATCTCCTCTTCTCGGGGCTCGCCCCGGAAAAGGGGGCGCGGGTGCTCGACGTGGCCACGGGGGCGGGGCATACCGCCCTTGCGCTCGCGCGCCAGGATATCCGGGTGGTGGCGTCCGATCTCACCCCCCGCATGCTCCGGGAGGCGAGGAAGCTGGCGTCGGACTCGGGGGCGGGCGGCATCGCCTTCGCGGGGGCGGACGCCGAGGCGCTCCCCTTCACGGACGGGTCGTTCGACCACGCGACGTGCCGGATCGCCGCTCATCACTTCCACGACATCCGCGCGGCCTTGAGGGAATTCGCCCGGGTTGTCCGCCCCGGCGGGCGGATCGGCATCATCGACAACATCGTGCCCGGCGAGCCGTCGCTCGACGCCTTCCTGAACGGGATCGAGAGGGTCCGCGACCCGTCCCACGTCCGCAGCTACCGCAGCGAGGAGTGGCTGGAGTTCATCGCGGAGGCGAGCCTCGTCCCGCTGCAGGTCGCCTACCTCTGGAAGACGCACCCGTTCCCGGAATGGGTGGCGCGGACCGGGCAGCCCCCCGAGGTGCAGCGCGAGATCGAGTCGATGTTCCTGAACGCCTTCCCCCGGGCCCGGGAGACGTTCCGCATCCGGGTCGACGCGGGGAGGGTCGTTTCCTTCGCGGACGAAAAGATCGTCCTCGTGGTGAGGAAATCCGTTCCCCTCCCGTTCCAGCGATGAAAATGGAGCTCCCCGGGGACGCCGTGACGACCGTCATCTTCGTCCCGGCGATGGACTGCCCCGACGAGGAGCGCGAGATCCGCGCAGCGCTCGGACGCCTTCCATCGGTGGAGTCGCTGTCCTTCCGCCTCTTCGCGCGCCAGGTGACGGTGCGGCACACCGGCCCCGTGGAGCCGATCCTCGAAGCCCTCCGCCGCATCGGGATGGAAGGACGCCCGGTGGACGAGACGCTCCGGAAAGCCGACATCCCCCGGGGCGACCGCGCCCAGTACCGCACGCTCCTGCTCGCCGGAGCCGCGCTCCTTGCAGGGATCCCGCCGGCCCTCGCCTTCCCCGGGGAGCCGCTCGCCCGGCTCCCATTCCTTGCGTCGATCCTCCTCGGCGGCGTCCCGGTGGCGCTGCGCGGCTTCCGGGAGGTCCGGAACCGGTCGCTCGGCATGAACGCCCTGATGACCATATCCATCGGGGGCGCGGCGCTGATGGGGGAATGGACGGAGGCCGCGGTCGTCGTGACCCTCTTCGCCCTGGCGAACCTCCTGGAGGCGCGCAGCATCGACCGCGCCCGGCGCGCCACCGTGGAGCTGTTCGCATCCTCCCCCGCGGAGGCCGTCCTGCGCGTGGGCGGAGTGGAGGGAGAGGAACGGACGGTCCCGGCGGAGGAAGTGCGGCCGGGAGACACCCTGGTCATCCGTCCCGGCGAGCGCGTTCCCGTGGACGCCGTCCTGCGCCAGGGGCGCTCCGACCTCAACGAGGCGCTGCTCACGGGGGAATCGCTCCCCGTGGAGAAGAAGGAAGGGGATCCGCTCTACGCCGGGACGGTGAACGGGCGGGCGCCGCTGATCGCCGAGGCAGTCCGGTCGCTCTCCGACTCCACCTACTCCCGGATCCTGCGGCGGGTGGAGGAAGCCCAGACGCAGAAGGCGCCGGTGCAGACCTTCATGGAGCGCTTCGCGGGGGCGTACACCCCGGCCGTTCTCTGCGCCGCGGTCCTCGTCGCGGCGGTCCCCCCGCTGGCCGGGCACGGCTCCTTCGCTTCGTGGGCGTACCGCGCGCTCGTCCTGCTCGTGATCGCCTGTCCGTGCTCCATCGTCCTGGCCGCTCCCGTGGCCACCCTTTCCGCGTTGACGCGGGCCACGCGCGAAGGGATCCTCATCAAGGGGGCGCGGTACCTCGAGACGCTCGGGAAGGTCCGGGCGGTGGCGTTCGACAAGACCGGGACGCTGACGCACGGCCGCCTCCGGGTAGCCGGCATCTTTCCGGCCCCCGGCTGGACGGAGGACGAGGTGCTCCGCCTCGCGGGCGCCGTGGAAGCGGGATCCGCCCACCCCGTCGCGGAGGCGATCCGGCGGGAGGCGGCCCGGCGGGGCGTGGCCGTGGCGGCGCGCGGGACGCTCGCGCGGACCTTCGCCGCCGTCGCGGGGCGCGGCGTGCGCGGCGTGGTCGAGGGGAAGACGGTCCACGTGGGCAATCCCGGCCTCTTCCTGGAGACGGGCTACCCGAAGGAAGCCGTCGACGGGCTCCTTCGGGACGCCGCGGCGACCGCCGGATCGGCGGTGCTCGTCGGCGCCGACGGCGCGATGGCGGGAGCCCTGTTGCTGTCGGACCAGCTCCGGGCCTATGCGGTCGAAACGGTCCGTGAGCTGCGGAAGTTGGGGATTCCCCACCTGATTCTGCTGACGGGCGATCGGGAGGAGGCGGCGCGGGCCGTGGGCGCCTCCGTGGGGATCGAGGAGATCGAGCACGGGCTGCTCCCCGACGACAAGCTGGCGCGGGTCCGGGCGCTTGTGGCGTCCCACGGCGCCGTGGCGATGGTGGGGGACGGCGTGAACGACGCGCCCGCCCTGGCGCTGGCCACCGTCGGAGTGGCGATGGCCTCGGCGGGCTCCCCCGCGGCGATGGAGACGGCGGACATCGCCCTGCTCACCGGGGACCTCCGCAAGGTCCCGTCGGCCGTCGCGCTGGGGCGCCGGATGGTGGCGCTGGTGCGGCAGAACGTCGTCGCGGCCATCGCGATCAAGACGGGGTTCCTCGGGCTGGCGGTCGGCGGTTTTGCTACGCTGTGGATGGCGGTGCTCGCGGACATGGGAACCACGCTGCTGGTGATCTTCAACGGGCTGCGGCTCCTGTCGCCCCGATCCCCCGCCTTTTCGGAAAGAGGGGACGATGACCAGGGATAAGCTTCCGCGCAACGTGATCGCGCTGGGACTGGTAAGCCTGCTCACCGACGTTTCGTCCGACATGATCGTGCCGCTGCTTCCGGTCTTCATCACCGCGACGCTCGGCGCGGGCCCGGCGGCGCTCGGCATCATCGAAGGGGTCGCGGAAGCCACGGCGAGCTTCCTCAAGCTGGCGTCCGGCGCGTGGTCCGACCGGGTCGCGAAAAAAAAGCCGCTCGTGGTCTGGGGCTATTCGCTGGCGGCGGTCGCCCGCCCCCTCACGGCATTCGCCGGATCGTGGCTCCACGTCCTGCTCATCCGGTTCGCCGACCGCACCGGGAAAGGGATCCGGACCTCCCCGCGGGACGCCCTCATCGCCGCTTCCGTCACCGAAGGGACGCGGGGAAGGGCGTTCGGGTGGCACCGGGCGATGGACAACCTGGGCGCGGTGCTCGGACCGGCCGCGGCGTTCATCCTTCTTTCGGCATGGGGATTCTCCTACCGGACGGTCTTCCTGCTCGCGGCGATCCCCGGGATCGCGGCCGTCCTCGTCCTCGTTTTCGTCGTCAGGGAGACGGCCTCCGATACGGCCCCCGGCAAGGGATTCCGGCTCGGCGGCGAAGCGCTTCCGGCCCCGTTCCGCCGGTACCTGATCGCGCTCGGCGTGTTCACGCTGGGCAACGCCAGCGACAGCTTCCTGATCCTGCGCGCGGTGGACGCCGGCGTCCCGGCGATCTACGTCCCGGTCCTCTGGGGCGCCTTCCACGTCGTCAAATCGTCGCTGGGCATGTACGGCGGGATCCTGTCCGACCGGTTCGGCCGCCGCAGGATGATCCTGGCGGGGTGGGCGGTTTACGCGGCCACGTATGCGGCCTGGGGAACGACCGAGGGAGTCTATTGGATGGTCGGCCTTTTTCTGATATACGGGCTGCATCACGCCGCGTGCGAAGGCGCCGAGCGGGCGCTGGTAGCCGACCTCGTTCCGCAGGAACGGCGGGGGACGGCCTACGGATGGTTCCACCTGGTAGTGGGGATCTGCACCCTTCCCGCGAGCGTGATCTTCGGTTTCCTGTGGAAGGAATTCGGCGCACCGGCCGCCTTCGGCGTCAGCGCGGGCCTTGCCCTGCTGGCCGCCGCGCTCCTCTTCCTGTCGCTCCCGCGGAAGGGCGCGGATCCGGGGGCCGTAAAATAAGACCGCCGGTCGACCCGCGAGGTGCCGCGATGGAATCGCCCTTCATCGAGTTCCTTTTCGGCGCGGAGGATACGCTCGTGGAGCGGATTCTGGCGGACTCGCACGCGAACGGCTACGCGAGATACCTCCCGGGCGACCCGAAGGTGTGGCGTCCGACGGTCCGGGGCGTCACCGGCTCCATCGTCCAGGCGTACCGGACCTCCGCCCAGCCCCCTCCCCTCGACGCGGACGAGATGGGGAGAGAGGACGGCCTCACCGCCTTTCTGGTGGTCGAGGCGCGAAAGCACCGTATACAGGGGGTCCCCCAGGGCGCCTTCCTCGGCATCGTGAAGCTGCTCCGGCGCGCGTACGCGGACCTTCTCCGGTCCGCGGGGTTTTCCCCGGAGGAGGAGGCCGGGTACCGCCTGCTCGTCGAGCGGTTCTTCGACCGGAACGAGGCAGCCGCCTGCGTCGCCTGGGCCGGGGAGAGCCTTCGGGAACAGGCGGAGGAACTGGCCGCCGGGGCGCTCGAGCGGGGGAACGCGCGGATCGAGGAAGCGCTCGACGGGCTGCGCCGCATGCAGGCGGAACGCCCGCGGGAGGGGGAGAAGGAGCCCGCCGGGCGGATGGCGGAGCGGCTGGCGCGCGAGATCCGGCGCCCGGTCGGGGTCGTCGCCGGGAACCTCGCCGCGCTCCGGAGCCACATGGCCCGGCTGCGGAAATTCCTGGCCGAGCAGTCCTCCTGCATCGACAAGGGCTCGCCGCCGCACCTGGCCGAAGCGGTCCGCCGCCGGCGGGGGGAGGTCGACGAAATCCTCGAGGACGCCGCCGGGCTGATCGGGGAAACGCTGGATGAGGCGGAGCGCGTCCTCGCGCTCGTCGGCGAGATGAAAGGATTCGAGCGGAAGGCGGAAGGCGAGTTCCGGCAGGCCGATGTCAACGACTGCCTCCGCGAAGCCGTCCTTTCCGTGCGGGACGCGTTCAAGGACCGGGCGACCCTGGATAGGAGGCTCGGCAGGCTACCCAGGACCCGATGCCACCCGCCGCAGCTCACCCGGGCCTTTTCGGACCTCCTGGGCTACGCCGCCCGCTCCGTCCGGAAGGGCGGCGCGGTCACCGTGCGGTCATGGGTCGAGGACGGCTGCGTGCGCGTTTCCGTCGGCGATGCAGGGAGGGAGATCCCGGAAGAGCTGCTGGGCCGCATCTTCGAGCCGTTTCCCGACGCCGCGGAGAACGGCGCGGAGAATGGAGCGAGACTGGGCTTGAGCGCCGCGCACGACATCGTCGGGAGGCATGGAGGGGAAATCCGGGTCCGGAGCTCGCGGGGGGCGGGGACGGAGTTCATCGTTTCCGTTCCCCTGGTGAAGGAGAGCTAGCCTCCCCAATGGGCGCTGGGCTGCGCCCCCGGGACCTCCGTCACGCGAAGGATGAAGGGGCTGCGCCCTCCCATCCCGTCGAACCGCAGGTCGAAGAACGTGATCTCCTTCCGCCCGGGGACGGACGCCACCTGGACGGAGGGGAACCGGGCGAACCACAGGTACGTCTCCACGTCCGCCATCCCGCGCAGCGCCCGCACCTCGGGGACGTCGGCGCCCTTCGGCACGCGCTGCTTCCAGGTTACCTCCCCCGTCAGCGGCGCGACCACCGCGCGGTGGAAGGAGCCGCCGTCGTCGATGAAGCCGTTCCATGCGAACGGGCCGGCGGGAAAGGGAACCTCCAGCCGCCGGGAGCCGTTCCCGTCGCCGTCCGCCGACACCCGGAAATCGGCCATTGCGGGTGAGGCGAAAGCGAGGCGCTCCGGCGCCGGCAGCCCGACGAACGGAAGCGCGGGAAGAGCCTGCGCGGATACCACCGTCATGCCGTTCCGGACCGCGGCGTCGCGCACCGCATCCCGTGCCCCCTCGTGAAACAGGGCGGCGAGCCCCACATAGGCGACGAGGACCGCCAGGGCGGCCCGCGCGCGCGC includes the following:
- a CDS encoding methyltransferase domain-containing protein, coding for MHSKARIREQFGRVASKYRCSADHTDVEDLDLLFSGLAPEKGARVLDVATGAGHTALALARQDIRVVASDLTPRMLREARKLASDSGAGGIAFAGADAEALPFTDGSFDHATCRIAAHHFHDIRAALREFARVVRPGGRIGIIDNIVPGEPSLDAFLNGIERVRDPSHVRSYRSEEWLEFIAEASLVPLQVAYLWKTHPFPEWVARTGQPPEVQREIESMFLNAFPRARETFRIRVDAGRVVSFADEKIVLVVRKSVPLPFQR
- a CDS encoding cation-translocating P-type ATPase, which codes for MELPGDAVTTVIFVPAMDCPDEEREIRAALGRLPSVESLSFRLFARQVTVRHTGPVEPILEALRRIGMEGRPVDETLRKADIPRGDRAQYRTLLLAGAALLAGIPPALAFPGEPLARLPFLASILLGGVPVALRGFREVRNRSLGMNALMTISIGGAALMGEWTEAAVVVTLFALANLLEARSIDRARRATVELFASSPAEAVLRVGGVEGEERTVPAEEVRPGDTLVIRPGERVPVDAVLRQGRSDLNEALLTGESLPVEKKEGDPLYAGTVNGRAPLIAEAVRSLSDSTYSRILRRVEEAQTQKAPVQTFMERFAGAYTPAVLCAAVLVAAVPPLAGHGSFASWAYRALVLLVIACPCSIVLAAPVATLSALTRATREGILIKGARYLETLGKVRAVAFDKTGTLTHGRLRVAGIFPAPGWTEDEVLRLAGAVEAGSAHPVAEAIRREAARRGVAVAARGTLARTFAAVAGRGVRGVVEGKTVHVGNPGLFLETGYPKEAVDGLLRDAAATAGSAVLVGADGAMAGALLLSDQLRAYAVETVRELRKLGIPHLILLTGDREEAARAVGASVGIEEIEHGLLPDDKLARVRALVASHGAVAMVGDGVNDAPALALATVGVAMASAGSPAAMETADIALLTGDLRKVPSAVALGRRMVALVRQNVVAAIAIKTGFLGLAVGGFATLWMAVLADMGTTLLVIFNGLRLLSPRSPAFSERGDDDQG
- a CDS encoding MFS transporter; translated protein: MTRDKLPRNVIALGLVSLLTDVSSDMIVPLLPVFITATLGAGPAALGIIEGVAEATASFLKLASGAWSDRVAKKKPLVVWGYSLAAVARPLTAFAGSWLHVLLIRFADRTGKGIRTSPRDALIAASVTEGTRGRAFGWHRAMDNLGAVLGPAAAFILLSAWGFSYRTVFLLAAIPGIAAVLVLVFVVRETASDTAPGKGFRLGGEALPAPFRRYLIALGVFTLGNASDSFLILRAVDAGVPAIYVPVLWGAFHVVKSSLGMYGGILSDRFGRRRMILAGWAVYAATYAAWGTTEGVYWMVGLFLIYGLHHAACEGAERALVADLVPQERRGTAYGWFHLVVGICTLPASVIFGFLWKEFGAPAAFGVSAGLALLAAALLFLSLPRKGADPGAVK
- a CDS encoding HAMP domain-containing sensor histidine kinase translates to MESPFIEFLFGAEDTLVERILADSHANGYARYLPGDPKVWRPTVRGVTGSIVQAYRTSAQPPPLDADEMGREDGLTAFLVVEARKHRIQGVPQGAFLGIVKLLRRAYADLLRSAGFSPEEEAGYRLLVERFFDRNEAAACVAWAGESLREQAEELAAGALERGNARIEEALDGLRRMQAERPREGEKEPAGRMAERLAREIRRPVGVVAGNLAALRSHMARLRKFLAEQSSCIDKGSPPHLAEAVRRRRGEVDEILEDAAGLIGETLDEAERVLALVGEMKGFERKAEGEFRQADVNDCLREAVLSVRDAFKDRATLDRRLGRLPRTRCHPPQLTRAFSDLLGYAARSVRKGGAVTVRSWVEDGCVRVSVGDAGREIPEELLGRIFEPFPDAAENGAENGARLGLSAAHDIVGRHGGEIRVRSSRGAGTEFIVSVPLVKES
- a CDS encoding metal-dependent hydrolase, whose amino-acid sequence is MDTVTHGLTGWLIARALPEKWKGGHPKSVAAVLTLSAVIPDADNAASLLGSEAYLRIHRGLSHSAPGIVAVSLLLMFLFTRYGKLKDRRAVFLLVALGQLSHVLLDLLNSYGTQLLQPFSDARLSLDLLFVVDLVFSGIIIAGIALSRVNPARARAALAVLVAYVGLAALFHEGARDAVRDAAVRNGMTVVSAQALPALPFVGLPAPERLAFASPAMADFRVSADGDGNGSRRLEVPFPAGPFAWNGFIDDGGSFHRAVVAPLTGEVTWKQRVPKGADVPEVRALRGMADVETYLWFARFPSVQVASVPGRKEITFFDLRFDGMGGRSPFILRVTEVPGAQPSAHWGG